GATATGCTTGTTCATTAGAAAACCTTGGGAGAAAAGTTTTTATTGCAGGAAAAATAAAGGGAATATGCAGAGACAAGGACGATGATGACAAAATCGAATGCGGAATAACAAGCGGCGCAAATTATCTGATTACAGGCGACAATGATTTGTTGGTATTGAAAGAATATCGAGGTTTGAAAATAATAACAGTAAAAGATTATATGGAAGAAGTAAATAAAAAGTTTATGTTTTAGTATTTTTTTACCACAAAAATCACGAAACTTACCACATTGCCACAAAACAAATATTATTTTTCTATTTTGGAGCATTGCAAAACAAGAGGTTTATTATGGATGTAAAAGAAAAGGTTATGAGCGAAGTCATTTCGGGAGTAAAGGACGTTTTTGGGGAGAAACTGAAAAAAGTTATCCTCTATGGTTCTTATGCCAGAGGCGATTATGACGCGACATCAGACATCGACATTATTGTTTTGGCGGATATTGAACGCGAAAAT
This Chitinivibrionia bacterium DNA region includes the following protein-coding sequences:
- a CDS encoding putative toxin-antitoxin system toxin component, PIN family gives rise to the protein MKLVLDTNVFVSAFYWGGNPQIIINRIVEGIDTLYISNEIINELFDVMSRPKFKTAPDVIERYACSLENLGRKVFIAGKIKGICRDKDDDDKIECGITSGANYLITGDNDLLVLKEYRGLKIITVKDYMEEVNKKFMF